Proteins found in one Alicyclobacillus cycloheptanicus genomic segment:
- the glnA gene encoding type I glutamate--ammonia ligase, whose protein sequence is MNPVNSPDDVLESAEAADVRFVRLQFTDLNGMLKSVEIPAHQLRVALEHGVMFDGSSVEGFVRIEESDMYLAPDPATWHVLPWTTGDRRVARLICDVCLPDGRPFAGDPRTILRMAQKRAAQQGFSDFRVGLEAEFFLLALDASRRASVRPSDRSGYFDLVTTDVGERCRQDIVMTLQHMGFAVGTAHHEVSPGQHEIDLLPLSALAAADQYMTFKLVVKTIARRHGLHATFMPKPLYGTDGSGLHCRQSLVQDGRSVFSDAADPLGLSPQARHYVAGLLAHARALTAITNPVVNSYKRLVPGYEAPAYITWAANHPSPLVRTTVLADDAWIELRSPDPACNPYLAFAGMLAAGLDGMTSEQVPPPPANVDVHALSDEERLSRGIYRLPANLEQALEALEEDFILQEALGDHAISRLVRTRMLEWDAYRRTVHAWEHEQYLDL, encoded by the coding sequence ATGAACCCCGTCAATTCACCGGACGACGTGCTGGAATCAGCTGAGGCAGCGGACGTACGCTTTGTGCGGCTGCAGTTCACCGATCTCAACGGGATGCTGAAAAGCGTCGAGATCCCGGCGCATCAGCTTCGCGTTGCGCTCGAACACGGCGTCATGTTTGATGGCTCGTCGGTCGAAGGCTTTGTCCGCATTGAAGAGTCCGACATGTACCTGGCCCCGGACCCGGCCACCTGGCACGTGCTTCCCTGGACAACTGGAGACCGGCGCGTCGCCCGCCTCATCTGCGATGTCTGCTTGCCGGACGGGCGGCCATTCGCCGGCGACCCGCGAACCATCCTGCGCATGGCCCAAAAGCGCGCAGCACAACAGGGATTCTCAGACTTTCGCGTCGGCCTCGAAGCCGAGTTTTTTCTGCTTGCCCTCGATGCCAGCCGCCGGGCGAGCGTACGCCCCAGCGACCGCAGCGGCTACTTTGACCTCGTCACCACCGATGTCGGCGAGCGGTGCCGTCAAGACATCGTGATGACCCTGCAGCACATGGGCTTCGCGGTTGGCACCGCCCACCACGAGGTGTCTCCCGGCCAGCACGAAATTGACCTCCTCCCCCTGTCAGCGCTCGCTGCGGCAGACCAGTACATGACGTTCAAACTGGTGGTCAAAACCATCGCCCGGCGGCACGGTCTGCACGCCACCTTCATGCCCAAACCCCTGTACGGGACCGACGGTTCCGGACTGCACTGCCGGCAGTCGCTCGTCCAGGACGGACGCAGCGTCTTTTCTGATGCCGCGGACCCCCTTGGCCTCAGCCCCCAGGCCAGACACTACGTGGCCGGTTTGCTGGCGCACGCCCGGGCGCTGACCGCGATCACCAACCCGGTGGTCAACAGCTACAAGCGCCTTGTCCCCGGCTATGAGGCGCCCGCCTACATCACCTGGGCCGCCAACCACCCGAGCCCGCTGGTCCGAACCACCGTGTTGGCGGACGATGCCTGGATTGAACTGCGTTCTCCCGACCCCGCGTGCAACCCGTACCTCGCGTTCGCGGGGATGCTCGCCGCGGGCCTCGACGGCATGACCTCCGAACAGGTGCCGCCGCCCCCAGCCAACGTGGATGTGCACGCGCTGTCGGACGAGGAGCGGTTGAGCCGCGGCATTTACCGCCTGCCGGCCAATCTCGAACAAGCGCTGGAGGCGTTGGAAGAGGACTTCATTCTGCAGGAAGCCCTTGGCGACCATGCGATCTCGCGTCTGGTCCGCACCCGCATGCTGGAGTGGGACGCTTACCGGCGTACAGTTCACGCCTGGGAACACGAGCAGTACCTCGACCTCTGA